Proteins co-encoded in one Streptomyces roseochromogenus subsp. oscitans DS 12.976 genomic window:
- a CDS encoding LLM class flavin-dependent oxidoreductase has translation MYVGSFVLGAQFPGQGPGEALHRAVRSAEVAEEAGLDSVWLAEHHFVPYGTCPSAVTLAALLLGRTRRIRVGTAVSVLPTAHPVALGEQAALLHLTSGGRFTLGVGRGGPWVDLEVFGTGLAAYEQAFPESLDLLLRWLREPSVAADGERFSFREVPVVPRPSEALTETPGPEVVVACTSPASVRLAAERGLPMLLGMHVGDEEKAEMVALWRHCARTAGRPAEEIAGAAHVSAGVCQLADRRTDAAETLLKAMPGWLKQGLEAHVTVDGRARAMRDPYAYTELLCGLHPVGTPRLAVDRLAATSERTGISRFALLVEGSGDLAATEENLRRLGTEVLPQLR, from the coding sequence ATGTACGTAGGAAGTTTTGTGCTGGGCGCCCAGTTCCCGGGCCAGGGCCCCGGGGAGGCCCTGCACCGGGCGGTGCGCTCGGCGGAGGTCGCCGAGGAGGCCGGGCTGGACTCCGTGTGGCTGGCCGAGCACCACTTCGTGCCGTACGGCACATGCCCGTCCGCGGTCACCCTGGCCGCGTTACTGCTCGGCCGTACCCGCCGCATCCGCGTCGGCACGGCGGTCAGCGTACTGCCCACCGCCCACCCGGTCGCCCTCGGCGAACAGGCCGCGCTGCTGCACCTGACGAGCGGCGGACGGTTCACGCTGGGCGTGGGCCGCGGCGGCCCCTGGGTGGACCTGGAGGTCTTCGGCACGGGCCTCGCGGCGTACGAACAGGCATTCCCGGAGTCGCTCGATCTGCTGCTGCGCTGGCTGCGCGAGCCGTCCGTGGCAGCCGACGGCGAGCGGTTCTCCTTCCGTGAGGTGCCGGTCGTACCCCGCCCCTCGGAGGCGCTGACGGAGACCCCGGGGCCCGAGGTCGTCGTCGCCTGCACTTCCCCGGCGAGCGTACGGCTGGCCGCCGAGCGCGGGCTGCCGATGCTGCTCGGCATGCACGTCGGGGACGAGGAGAAGGCCGAGATGGTCGCCCTGTGGCGGCACTGCGCCCGCACCGCCGGCCGGCCGGCCGAGGAGATCGCGGGTGCCGCGCATGTCTCGGCCGGCGTGTGCCAGCTCGCGGACCGGCGCACGGACGCGGCGGAGACCCTGCTGAAGGCGATGCCGGGCTGGCTGAAGCAGGGCCTGGAGGCGCATGTGACGGTCGACGGCCGGGCGCGCGCCATGCGCGATCCGTACGCCTACACCGAACTGCTCTGCGGCCTGCACCCGGTCGGCACCCCACGGCTCGCCGTCGACCGGCTCGCGGCCACCTCCGAGCGCACCGGCATCTCCCGCTTCGCCCTCCTGGTGGAGGGCTCGGGCGACCTCGCCGCGACGGAGGAGAACCTACGGCGCCTCGGCACCGAGGTGCTGCCCCAGCTGCGCTGA
- a CDS encoding ABC transporter permease gives MLLHDTALIYGRYLRQSLRSRFALLFGVLTPLLYLLFFGPLLTHLPLGGSGSSWQVLVPGLLLQLGLFGALFAGFTVIIEKGQGVVERMRVTPVSRLALLLGRVLRDATVFVFQAVLLVLAALVMGLRAPLAGILIGFAFVALLTLSLASLSYALGMKVRTPQEFGPLINMVSMPSMLLSGLMLPMTLAPAWLNALSHFVPFRYLVDAVRDAYVGHYATAHMLYGALVAVGFAALAVTVGTRVFRTAGA, from the coding sequence ATGCTGCTTCACGACACGGCCCTCATCTACGGCCGCTATCTCCGCCAGTCCCTGCGCTCCCGCTTCGCGCTGCTCTTCGGCGTGCTCACCCCCCTGCTCTACCTGCTCTTCTTCGGGCCGCTGCTCACGCATCTCCCGCTGGGCGGCAGCGGCAGCTCCTGGCAGGTTCTGGTCCCCGGCCTGCTGCTCCAACTCGGCCTGTTCGGCGCCCTGTTCGCCGGGTTCACGGTGATCATCGAGAAGGGGCAGGGGGTGGTGGAACGGATGCGCGTGACCCCGGTCAGCCGGCTCGCCCTCCTCCTCGGCCGGGTGCTGCGTGACGCCACGGTCTTCGTCTTCCAGGCGGTGCTGCTGGTGCTGGCCGCGCTGGTGATGGGCCTGCGCGCGCCGCTCGCGGGCATCCTGATCGGCTTCGCGTTCGTCGCCCTGCTCACGCTCTCGCTGGCCTCGCTGTCGTACGCGCTCGGCATGAAGGTCCGCACCCCGCAGGAGTTCGGCCCGCTGATCAACATGGTGTCGATGCCGTCGATGCTGCTGTCCGGCCTGATGCTCCCGATGACCCTCGCGCCCGCCTGGTTGAACGCCCTCTCGCACTTCGTGCCGTTCCGCTACCTGGTGGACGCGGTGCGCGACGCCTACGTCGGCCACTACGCCACCGCCCATATGCTCTACGGCGCCCTCGTCGCCGTCGGCTTCGCGGCGCTGGCGGTGACGGTGGGCACACGAGTGTTCCGGACGGCCGGAGCGTAA
- a CDS encoding 3-hydroxyacyl-CoA dehydrogenase family protein has product MARKLAVIGAGLMGAGIAQVAAQAGWDVVLRDVTDEALKRGTDGIKASYDKFVSKGKMEAHDADTALARIAATTDLDAAADADIVVEAVFEKLEVKHEIFRALDKLVRPDTVLASNTSAIPITKIAAATEHPERVVGVHFFSPVPMMQLVELVRGYKTSDETLATAREFAESVGKTCIVVNRDVAGFVTTRLISALVVEATKLYESGVATAEDIDLACKLGFGHAMGPLATADLTGVDILLHATGNIYTECQDEKFAPPELMRRMVDAGDIGRKSGQGFYTY; this is encoded by the coding sequence GTGGCACGGAAGCTTGCCGTCATCGGGGCCGGTCTCATGGGGGCCGGGATCGCTCAGGTCGCCGCGCAGGCGGGCTGGGACGTCGTCCTGCGCGACGTCACCGACGAGGCACTGAAGCGTGGCACCGACGGCATCAAGGCCTCGTACGACAAGTTCGTGAGCAAGGGGAAGATGGAGGCGCACGACGCCGACACCGCCCTGGCCCGTATCGCCGCGACCACCGATCTGGACGCCGCCGCCGACGCGGACATCGTCGTGGAGGCCGTCTTCGAGAAGCTGGAAGTGAAGCACGAGATCTTCCGGGCGCTCGACAAGCTCGTGCGCCCGGACACCGTGCTCGCCTCCAACACCTCCGCCATCCCGATCACCAAGATCGCGGCCGCCACCGAGCACCCCGAGCGGGTCGTCGGCGTCCACTTCTTCTCGCCGGTGCCGATGATGCAGCTCGTCGAGCTGGTCCGCGGCTACAAGACGAGCGACGAAACCCTCGCCACCGCACGGGAGTTCGCCGAGTCCGTCGGCAAGACCTGCATCGTCGTCAACCGGGACGTGGCCGGCTTCGTGACCACCCGGCTGATCTCCGCCCTCGTGGTGGAGGCGACCAAGCTCTACGAGTCCGGTGTCGCCACCGCCGAGGACATCGACCTCGCCTGCAAGCTGGGCTTCGGCCACGCCATGGGCCCGCTCGCCACCGCCGACCTCACCGGCGTCGACATCCTGCTGCACGCCACCGGCAACATCTACACCGAGTGCCAGGACGAGAAGTTCGCGCCGCCGGAGCTGATGCGCCGGATGGTGGACGCCGGTGACATCGGCCGCAAGAGCGGGCAGGGCTTTTACACGTACTGA
- a CDS encoding ABC transporter ATP-binding protein, translated as MIEAVGLTKRYGDKTAVYNLSFQVRPGAVTGFLGPNGSGKSTTMRMILGLDNPTAGSVTIGGYPYRKLPNAPRQVGALLDAKAVHGGRSARNHLLSLAQLSGIPARRVDEVLGVVGLQDVAKKRSKGFSLGMGQRLGIAAALLGDPQVLLFDEPVNGLDPEGILWVRNLMKALAAEGRTVFVSSHLMSEMALTADHLIVIGRGQLLADMSVKDFISANSADFARVRTPDTEPQLREKLGSALAEAGGHVLPEQDGALRVTGLPLPRISDVAHEAGVRLWELSPHQASLEEAYMRMTQGAVDYRSTVDQRAGLQQPLPPGAQPPVPVPGQGQPDWYAPPPPQQGGQPFAMPATGPYDGAQAPVYGAPGTPGAAAPNPYAQQAPQAPHAQQQAPQAPQGHPAAPAAVAPPAPHQAPTATPPAAVPAPAPAPADLTKPEDAR; from the coding sequence ATGATCGAGGCTGTCGGCCTGACCAAGCGCTACGGCGACAAGACCGCCGTGTACAACCTTTCCTTCCAGGTGCGGCCCGGCGCCGTCACCGGCTTCCTCGGGCCGAACGGCTCGGGCAAGTCGACGACGATGCGGATGATCCTCGGGCTGGACAACCCGACGGCCGGGTCGGTGACGATCGGCGGCTACCCCTACCGCAAGCTGCCCAACGCCCCCCGCCAGGTCGGCGCGCTGCTCGACGCCAAGGCCGTGCACGGCGGCCGCAGTGCCCGCAACCACCTGCTGAGCCTCGCCCAGCTGTCGGGCATCCCGGCCCGGCGCGTGGACGAGGTGCTGGGCGTGGTCGGCCTGCAGGACGTGGCGAAGAAACGATCCAAGGGCTTCTCGCTCGGCATGGGCCAGCGTCTCGGCATCGCCGCCGCGCTGCTCGGCGACCCGCAGGTGCTGCTGTTCGACGAGCCGGTCAACGGCCTCGACCCCGAGGGCATCCTCTGGGTCCGCAACCTGATGAAGGCGCTCGCGGCCGAGGGCCGTACGGTCTTCGTGTCCTCGCACCTGATGAGCGAGATGGCGCTGACCGCCGACCACCTCATCGTGATCGGGCGCGGCCAGCTGCTCGCCGACATGAGCGTGAAGGACTTCATTTCGGCCAACTCCGCCGACTTCGCGCGCGTGCGCACCCCGGACACCGAGCCGCAGCTGCGCGAGAAGCTCGGCAGCGCGCTCGCCGAGGCGGGCGGCCACGTCCTGCCGGAACAGGACGGCGCGCTGCGGGTGACCGGGCTGCCGCTGCCCCGGATCTCCGACGTCGCGCACGAGGCGGGCGTCCGGCTGTGGGAGCTGTCCCCGCACCAGGCCTCGCTGGAGGAGGCGTACATGCGGATGACGCAGGGCGCGGTGGACTACCGCTCGACCGTCGACCAGAGAGCAGGCCTGCAGCAGCCCCTGCCGCCCGGCGCCCAGCCGCCCGTGCCGGTGCCCGGCCAGGGCCAGCCCGACTGGTACGCCCCGCCGCCGCCCCAGCAGGGCGGCCAGCCGTTCGCGATGCCGGCCACCGGTCCCTACGACGGCGCCCAGGCGCCCGTCTACGGCGCCCCCGGCACCCCGGGCGCCGCCGCCCCCAACCCGTACGCCCAGCAGGCCCCCCAGGCCCCGCACGCGCAGCAGCAGGCTCCTCAGGCCCCGCAAGGGCATCCGGCCGCTCCGGCCGCCGTGGCTCCGCCCGCACCCCACCAGGCGCCCACAGCCACTCCCCCGGCCGCCGTACCCGCTCCCGCTCCCGCTCCCGCCGACCTGACCAAGCCCGAGGACGCCCGATGA
- the nucS gene encoding endonuclease NucS — translation MRLVIARCSVDYAGRLTAHLPSAPRLILVKADGSVSIHADDRAYKPLNWMSPPCTLKEGTGEDEGVWTVINKTGEKLIITMEEILHDSSHELGVDPGLIKDGVEAHLQELLADRIETLGEGYTLIRREYMTAIGPVDILCRDADGQTVAVEIKRRGEIDGVEQLTRYLELLNRDPHLAPVRGVFAAQEIKPQARVLATDRGINCQVLDYDALRGIEDDKLRLF, via the coding sequence ATGCGTCTCGTCATTGCCCGATGCTCGGTCGACTACGCCGGCCGGCTCACCGCCCACCTGCCCTCGGCACCCCGCCTGATCCTGGTCAAGGCGGACGGCAGCGTCTCCATCCACGCCGACGACCGGGCCTACAAGCCCCTCAACTGGATGTCGCCGCCCTGCACGCTGAAGGAGGGGACCGGCGAGGACGAGGGCGTCTGGACCGTCATCAACAAGACGGGCGAGAAACTGATCATCACGATGGAGGAGATCCTCCACGATTCGTCGCACGAACTCGGCGTGGACCCGGGTCTGATCAAGGACGGCGTGGAAGCGCACCTGCAGGAGCTGCTCGCCGACCGCATCGAGACGCTCGGCGAGGGGTACACGCTCATCCGCCGCGAGTACATGACGGCCATCGGCCCGGTGGACATCCTGTGCCGGGACGCGGACGGCCAGACGGTCGCGGTCGAGATCAAGCGCCGGGGCGAGATCGACGGCGTGGAGCAACTCACCCGCTATCTGGAGCTGTTGAACCGCGACCCGCATCTGGCACCGGTCCGTGGCGTCTTCGCCGCGCAGGAGATCAAGCCCCAGGCCCGCGTCCTCGCCACCGACCGCGGCATCAACTGCCAGGTCCTCGACTACGACGCCCTCCGCGGCATCGAGGACGACAAACTCCGCTTGTTCTGA
- a CDS encoding ATP-binding protein, translating into LLERQDERERLVRLLARGRTVRLTGPGGSGRTALLDLVAEDCLDLAPDGVVRLTGFHRTTADLLADLFHAVYDAPHHRPEPDELRALVREIGAVVVLDDIEFGGSALDELLDATPECAFLIGATPEVPAPSAESAVEEVFLGGLDRAAGVEILERTVGRVLTEEEANWAGDLWFESEGLPLRFVQAGALLRQRDELRADTGAVDEYGVFEDVREPAEPALEPADEAPLPSLGEAAAPAPLLASRLSASARATLRFAVALGGEVPHQAHLPALIGDTHADAALGELTGCGLVSSVGARYRLAAGVQTQLEAAGYADDAGAQALTAADHYAWWAGHPSVTPERVCAEADAVLAALATIVPQTVPSAEGETSHAVRLARTAAPAFAAGLHWSAWERALRSGAEASRLSGEVHEQAYFHHELGVLALCAGQLDRARAELEASIGLRGALADKRGTVAGRRALALVADRSGEVPGIAATAGEEPPEIRHEESAPPPYVPLGDPLVTQRLPAATTRGAGLRQLARRNLVAVGSGALLAAVLGTVVTLGMTSNENADKNPSGKVDVNPSASQGTGDGSLGADPKKDPAAGTGSVPSHGRPAHPGSGGTYGTTDAPTASGTATTPSADPSGTRSTGGGGDTSPTPSKSHTTQPGSPTPTKTPPTGTPTPTPTNTPTPTPTPTPTTPTTTNSATGPTTPQTSGSASRSPGSVI; encoded by the coding sequence CTCTGCTGGAGCGGCAGGACGAACGCGAGCGCCTGGTCCGGCTGCTGGCCCGCGGCCGCACCGTCCGGCTCACCGGCCCCGGCGGCTCCGGCCGCACCGCCCTGCTGGACCTCGTCGCCGAGGACTGCCTGGACCTCGCCCCTGACGGCGTGGTCCGGCTCACCGGCTTCCACCGCACCACCGCCGACCTCCTGGCCGACCTCTTCCACGCCGTCTACGACGCCCCGCACCACCGCCCGGAACCGGACGAGTTGCGCGCGCTCGTCCGCGAGATCGGCGCGGTCGTCGTCCTGGACGACATCGAGTTCGGCGGTTCCGCCCTCGACGAACTGCTCGACGCCACCCCCGAGTGCGCGTTCCTGATCGGTGCCACCCCCGAGGTCCCCGCGCCGTCTGCCGAGTCCGCGGTCGAGGAGGTCTTCCTCGGCGGTCTCGACCGCGCCGCCGGTGTGGAGATCCTGGAGCGGACCGTCGGCCGGGTCCTCACCGAGGAGGAGGCCAACTGGGCCGGCGACCTGTGGTTCGAGTCCGAGGGACTGCCGCTGCGCTTCGTCCAGGCCGGCGCCCTGCTACGGCAGCGGGACGAACTGCGGGCCGACACGGGGGCCGTGGACGAGTACGGCGTCTTCGAGGACGTACGCGAACCGGCCGAGCCGGCCCTGGAGCCGGCGGACGAGGCCCCGCTGCCCTCCCTCGGCGAGGCCGCCGCACCCGCCCCGCTGCTCGCCTCCCGGCTCAGCGCCTCCGCCCGCGCCACGCTGCGCTTCGCCGTCGCCCTCGGCGGCGAGGTGCCGCACCAGGCGCATCTGCCGGCGCTGATCGGCGACACCCACGCCGACGCCGCCCTCGGCGAGCTGACGGGCTGCGGACTGGTCTCCTCGGTCGGCGCCCGCTACCGCCTCGCGGCCGGTGTGCAGACCCAGCTGGAGGCCGCCGGGTACGCAGACGACGCCGGCGCCCAGGCGCTGACCGCCGCCGACCACTACGCCTGGTGGGCCGGGCATCCCTCGGTCACCCCCGAGCGGGTGTGCGCGGAGGCCGACGCGGTGCTGGCCGCGCTCGCCACGATCGTCCCGCAGACCGTTCCGTCCGCTGAGGGGGAGACGAGTCACGCCGTCCGGCTCGCCCGTACGGCCGCGCCCGCCTTCGCGGCCGGGCTGCACTGGAGCGCCTGGGAACGGGCCCTGCGCTCCGGCGCGGAGGCCTCCCGGCTCTCCGGCGAGGTACACGAACAGGCCTATTTCCACCACGAGTTGGGCGTGCTCGCGTTGTGCGCGGGTCAGCTCGACCGGGCCCGCGCCGAGTTGGAGGCGTCCATCGGGCTGCGCGGCGCGCTCGCCGACAAGCGGGGCACCGTCGCCGGGCGCCGTGCCCTCGCGCTGGTCGCCGACCGCTCCGGCGAGGTGCCCGGCATCGCGGCGACGGCGGGGGAGGAGCCGCCGGAGATACGGCACGAGGAGTCGGCGCCGCCGCCGTACGTCCCCCTCGGCGACCCCCTGGTCACCCAGCGGCTCCCTGCCGCCACGACGCGCGGCGCGGGCCTGAGGCAGCTGGCCCGCCGCAACCTCGTGGCGGTCGGCTCCGGCGCGCTGCTCGCCGCCGTGCTCGGTACGGTCGTCACGCTCGGCATGACGTCCAACGAGAACGCGGACAAGAACCCGTCCGGCAAGGTCGACGTCAATCCGTCGGCGAGCCAGGGCACGGGCGACGGCAGCCTCGGCGCGGACCCGAAGAAGGACCCGGCGGCGGGCACCGGTTCGGTCCCGAGCCACGGCCGCCCGGCGCATCCGGGCTCCGGCGGTACGTACGGCACGACGGACGCCCCGACGGCGTCGGGGACGGCCACGACGCCGTCGGCCGACCCGAGCGGCACCCGGAGCACGGGCGGCGGGGGAGACACGTCTCCGACGCCGTCCAAGTCCCATACGACCCAGCCGGGTTCACCGACGCCGACGAAGACACCGCCCACGGGCACGCCGACCCCGACCCCGACCAACACCCCCACACCGACGCCGACCCCGACCCCGACGACCCCGACCACGACGAACTCGGCAACCGGTCCTACGACGCCGCAGACTTCGGGAAGCGCGTCGCGGTCTCCGGGCTCGGTGATCTAG
- a CDS encoding ABC transporter permease — protein sequence MTAVQVIRSEWTKIRSVASTVWTLSLAVVVTIALGMLISALSRSQFDSMPVPDRLAFDPTYVSFAGMSLGQLAMIVFGVLVVSNEYSTGMIRVSLAAVPQRATFLFSKIAVATGLALVVGICTSFAAFFLGQAMLGPHQARIGDPGVLRAVLGGGLYMTLIAMFSMGVAAMLRSPMLSLGTLMPFFFLISNILGSVDATKKIGRFLPDQAGSRIMQVVPRADDVPYGPWGGLGIMVLWVIAALAGGYVLLQRRDAQ from the coding sequence ATGACGGCCGTCCAGGTCATCCGGTCCGAGTGGACCAAGATCCGTTCGGTGGCCTCCACGGTGTGGACGCTGTCGCTGGCCGTGGTCGTCACCATCGCCCTCGGGATGCTCATCTCGGCGCTCTCGCGGAGCCAGTTCGACTCGATGCCGGTGCCGGACCGGCTGGCGTTCGATCCGACGTACGTGTCCTTCGCGGGGATGAGCCTCGGTCAGCTCGCCATGATCGTGTTCGGTGTGCTGGTCGTCTCCAACGAGTACAGCACCGGCATGATCCGGGTCTCGCTGGCCGCCGTACCGCAGCGCGCCACCTTCCTGTTCAGCAAGATCGCGGTGGCCACCGGGCTCGCCCTGGTGGTCGGCATCTGCACGAGTTTCGCCGCGTTCTTCCTCGGGCAGGCGATGCTCGGCCCGCACCAGGCGCGGATCGGCGACCCCGGTGTGCTGCGCGCGGTGCTCGGCGGCGGGCTGTACATGACGCTGATCGCGATGTTCTCCATGGGCGTCGCCGCGATGCTGCGCTCGCCGATGCTGTCGCTCGGCACCCTGATGCCGTTCTTCTTCCTGATCTCCAACATCCTCGGCAGTGTGGACGCCACGAAGAAGATCGGCCGGTTCCTGCCGGACCAGGCGGGCAGCCGGATCATGCAGGTGGTGCCGAGGGCCGACGACGTACCGTACGGGCCCTGGGGCGGGCTCGGGATCATGGTGCTGTGGGTGATCGCCGCGCTGGCCGGCGGATACGTCCTCCTCCAGCGCAGGGACGCCCAGTAG
- a CDS encoding TetR/AcrR family transcriptional regulator: MAEGLRERKKRQTRQYISDVATGLFIERGFDAVAVAEIAEAANVSVNTVYNYFPAKEDLFFDRSAGMIDRLARWVRGRPEGESAAVAVLRELREEVEAVSPRVGLLPGYAAFMKVIEEAPALRSRLWAIAQEVQANLEQALREETGAADGDELPHLMAGQIGWIHSTIVAVIGREMVKGREPREVSREVLALLDDMEDLLSERVLNYAVRGAA; the protein is encoded by the coding sequence ATGGCAGAGGGGCTCAGGGAGCGGAAGAAGCGGCAGACCAGGCAGTACATCTCGGATGTCGCCACGGGGCTGTTCATCGAACGCGGCTTCGACGCGGTGGCGGTCGCGGAGATCGCCGAGGCGGCGAACGTCTCCGTCAACACCGTCTACAACTACTTCCCGGCCAAGGAAGACCTCTTCTTCGACCGCTCCGCCGGCATGATCGACCGCCTCGCCCGCTGGGTCCGGGGCCGGCCCGAGGGTGAGTCGGCCGCCGTCGCCGTCCTGCGCGAGCTGCGCGAGGAGGTCGAGGCGGTATCCCCCCGGGTCGGCCTGCTGCCCGGCTACGCGGCCTTCATGAAGGTCATCGAGGAGGCCCCCGCCCTGCGCTCCCGCCTCTGGGCCATCGCCCAGGAGGTCCAGGCCAACTTGGAACAGGCCCTGCGCGAGGAGACCGGCGCGGCCGACGGCGACGAACTGCCTCATCTGATGGCCGGTCAGATCGGCTGGATCCACAGCACGATCGTCGCGGTCATCGGGCGCGAGATGGTCAAGGGCCGCGAACCGCGCGAAGTATCCCGAGAGGTACTCGCCCTCCTCGACGACATGGAGGACCTGTTGAGCGAACGGGTCCTGAACTATGCCGTGCGGGGAGCGGCCTGA
- a CDS encoding ABC transporter ATP-binding protein, whose translation MAAVISAAGLARTFQTKAGPVAAVRGIDLAVREGEILGFLGPNGAGKTTTLRMLTTLLKPTGGAATVAGHDLAADPAGVRAASGYVAQSGGVDPQITVREELVTQGRMYRLPKAEAVARAEELARELDLTGFLDRKAGALSGGQRRRLDIAMALTHRPKVLFLDEPTTGLDPGSRADLWELVRRLRDERGTTVFLTTHYLDEADALADRLVIVDRGTVAAEGTPGALKLKHGGSLDATLQDTFLAITGRGPSPSLEQARPGGPPSADAATLAV comes from the coding sequence ATGGCAGCAGTCATCAGCGCGGCGGGACTCGCCCGCACCTTCCAGACCAAGGCCGGGCCCGTGGCGGCCGTGCGCGGCATCGACCTCGCCGTCCGGGAGGGCGAGATCCTCGGCTTCCTCGGACCCAACGGCGCCGGCAAGACGACGACCCTGCGGATGCTCACCACCCTGCTGAAGCCGACCGGCGGCGCAGCCACCGTCGCCGGGCACGATCTGGCGGCGGATCCGGCCGGGGTGCGCGCGGCGAGCGGATACGTCGCCCAGTCCGGCGGCGTCGACCCTCAGATCACCGTGCGGGAGGAACTGGTCACCCAGGGCCGGATGTACCGCCTGCCCAAGGCCGAGGCGGTGGCGCGAGCGGAGGAGCTGGCGCGGGAGCTGGATCTCACCGGCTTCCTCGACCGCAAGGCCGGCGCCCTCTCCGGCGGGCAGAGGCGCCGGCTGGACATCGCGATGGCGCTCACCCACCGGCCGAAGGTGCTGTTCCTGGACGAGCCGACGACCGGGCTCGACCCGGGCAGCCGTGCCGACCTGTGGGAGCTGGTCCGCCGGCTGCGCGACGAGCGCGGTACGACCGTCTTCCTGACGACCCACTACCTGGACGAGGCCGACGCCCTCGCCGACCGCCTGGTGATCGTCGACCGGGGCACGGTCGCCGCCGAGGGCACACCGGGCGCCCTCAAGCTGAAGCACGGCGGCTCGCTCGACGCCACCCTCCAGGACACCTTCCTCGCCATCACCGGCCGCGGGCCCTCCCCCAGTCTCGAACAGGCTCGACCGGGGGGACCCCCATCGGCCGACGCCGCCACCCTCGCCGTATAA
- a CDS encoding SCO5389 family protein produces the protein MSLDVSPALLEQAERGEVDEAAFVDCVRTSLPYAWEMISSLVAQLKVDGGAFADNQTPPPDEQARGQLLRALASDAIRGALQRHFGVRLAFQNCHRVAVFPPDSSADETLARFTSVRSQLLNQSPELRDC, from the coding sequence ATGTCGCTCGACGTCTCACCGGCCCTACTCGAACAGGCCGAGCGAGGCGAGGTCGACGAAGCAGCATTCGTCGACTGCGTCCGGACCTCCCTGCCTTACGCGTGGGAGATGATCAGCTCCCTGGTGGCCCAGCTGAAGGTCGACGGCGGAGCGTTCGCCGACAACCAGACGCCCCCGCCGGACGAGCAGGCACGCGGTCAGCTGCTGCGCGCGCTCGCGAGTGACGCCATCCGTGGCGCCCTGCAGCGGCACTTCGGTGTGCGGCTGGCCTTCCAGAACTGCCACCGGGTGGCGGTGTTCCCGCCGGACTCCTCGGCGGACGAGACGCTGGCCCGCTTCACCTCGGTGCGCAGCCAGCTGCTGAACCAGTCGCCGGAGCTTCGGGACTGCTGA
- a CDS encoding STAS domain-containing protein: MHIRGDHAELVVGGRLDVRSAADARTALHSAVDTGVGDLVLDLSELDSWDATGLGVIMGAHRRAGRCGRRLVLRGVPPQMQRLLVATRLHRILAIEGGIGVEPLPRA; the protein is encoded by the coding sequence ATGCACATCAGGGGCGACCATGCCGAGCTGGTCGTCGGGGGCCGCCTCGACGTCCGCAGCGCGGCGGACGCCCGTACGGCCCTGCACTCGGCCGTCGACACCGGAGTCGGCGACCTGGTGCTCGACCTGTCCGAACTGGACTCCTGGGACGCCACCGGACTCGGGGTGATCATGGGTGCCCATCGGCGGGCCGGCCGCTGCGGTCGCCGTCTGGTGCTGCGCGGCGTCCCGCCGCAGATGCAGCGCCTGCTGGTGGCCACCCGGCTGCACCGCATCCTCGCCATCGAGGGCGGCATCGGGGTCGAACCGCTGCCCCGGGCCTGA
- a CDS encoding ABC transporter permease → MSTHQPPMPQAPAPAPGGSYPGYTSPIPVVRTHLGHALASEWTKIKSVRSTMWTLGVFVVLVFGIGLMFASVVSAHSGSDSLSGQTPIQLGFFGLLLGSMCIITLGVLTTASEYGTGMIRTTMTACPSRARVLAAKAIVFFAVAFAVTLVTSGLVAMMQASMLEGVGGARTPSGGEWLKATVGISLYIALLGLFSLIIGSIIRHSAGAITIMIGAVLAPLVIALFMATQSLEKVRQWLLEYSIPSQMSVFYDNSLSRSGPTGWDPLWIMLGLSAAAFAGAYALLQKRDV, encoded by the coding sequence ATGAGCACCCACCAGCCCCCGATGCCGCAGGCCCCCGCACCCGCGCCCGGCGGGTCGTACCCCGGTTACACCTCGCCGATCCCGGTCGTGCGCACCCACCTCGGGCATGCGCTGGCCTCCGAGTGGACGAAGATCAAGTCGGTGCGGTCGACGATGTGGACGCTCGGCGTCTTCGTCGTGCTCGTCTTCGGCATCGGCCTGATGTTCGCCTCGGTGGTCAGCGCCCACTCAGGGTCGGACAGCCTGTCGGGCCAGACCCCGATCCAGCTCGGCTTCTTCGGCCTGCTCCTCGGCAGCATGTGCATCATCACGCTCGGCGTGCTGACCACGGCCTCGGAGTACGGCACCGGCATGATCCGTACGACGATGACCGCGTGCCCGAGCCGGGCCCGGGTGCTCGCCGCCAAGGCGATCGTGTTCTTCGCCGTCGCCTTCGCCGTCACCCTGGTCACGTCCGGCCTCGTGGCCATGATGCAGGCGTCCATGCTCGAAGGCGTCGGCGGTGCCAGGACCCCCTCCGGCGGCGAATGGCTCAAGGCGACCGTCGGGATCAGCCTCTACATCGCGCTGCTCGGGCTGTTCTCGCTGATCATCGGCTCGATCATCCGGCACTCGGCGGGCGCCATCACCATCATGATCGGCGCGGTGCTGGCCCCGCTGGTGATCGCGCTGTTCATGGCCACGCAGTCGCTGGAGAAGGTGCGCCAGTGGCTCCTGGAGTACTCGATCCCCAGCCAGATGAGCGTCTTCTACGACAACTCCCTGAGCCGCTCCGGCCCCACGGGCTGGGACCCGCTGTGGATCATGCTGGGTCTGTCGGCGGCCGCGTTCGCCGGTGCCTACGCGCTGCTGCAGAAGCGGGATGTGTAG